A single genomic interval of Halomonas sp. GT harbors:
- a CDS encoding ATP-binding protein encodes MSSIRQRTLGLALLVFGASMLVIGFISYRYAAHEIEELHDASLAQNARLLEGLLQAPMPDSDRALLLNSVESALLRAEQSDNRLAGHRYESKLAFQLWEGDRLLLRSASAPDSPFNQQPPGYSTMRVNQHDWRVYVLEIIGSNKRVVVGEREDVRGELISAVALRILLPDLIGLPLLTLLLWWSIGWGLSPLSRMAEQIRARDPHHLKPLTLHPLPQELETISGAINRLLERLRQLRIREKRFIADAAHELRTPFAVLDLHAQNALAADNANDREEALHHVRSGVARSTRLVSQLLTLARLDPEEEPLPEYRRSDVLHETRETLAELAPLAAERQQQLLLDADSPANWEIEEEPGAIETLVQNLVGNAIQHSPAQGAITVTLKASAKSVIVIVDDQGPGIPAAQRNLVMERFQRAGPGAGAGLGLSIVERLVKRHQGVLLLDDAPSGGLRVLATFTRNALSQRQPKNNRP; translated from the coding sequence ATGAGTTCTATTCGCCAGCGCACCTTGGGGCTTGCACTGCTTGTGTTTGGTGCAAGCATGTTAGTCATTGGCTTTATTAGCTATCGCTATGCTGCCCATGAGATTGAAGAGCTTCATGATGCTAGCCTGGCACAAAATGCCCGTTTGCTAGAAGGACTACTTCAGGCACCAATGCCCGATAGCGATCGTGCGCTTTTATTAAACAGTGTGGAGAGCGCACTGCTACGTGCCGAGCAATCCGATAATCGCTTGGCAGGCCATCGTTATGAAAGCAAGCTGGCGTTTCAGCTTTGGGAAGGCGACCGCCTTCTACTGCGTTCCGCCAGCGCCCCCGACTCGCCGTTTAATCAGCAACCACCAGGTTACTCAACGATGAGGGTAAATCAACATGACTGGCGCGTTTATGTCCTGGAGATTATAGGCAGCAACAAGCGCGTGGTGGTGGGCGAACGAGAAGACGTTCGTGGTGAACTGATCAGCGCAGTGGCACTACGCATCTTATTACCGGATCTTATTGGTCTGCCATTACTGACACTATTACTGTGGTGGTCGATTGGCTGGGGGCTTTCCCCCTTATCACGAATGGCAGAGCAGATTCGCGCCCGCGACCCTCACCATCTAAAACCGCTGACGCTTCATCCGCTTCCCCAAGAACTGGAAACCATTTCTGGTGCCATAAACCGGCTGTTGGAACGGCTTCGCCAACTGCGTATTCGTGAAAAGCGCTTTATTGCCGATGCGGCTCACGAGCTACGCACCCCCTTCGCAGTGCTGGATTTGCATGCGCAAAATGCACTCGCTGCTGATAACGCCAATGACCGAGAGGAAGCGCTACACCACGTACGCAGCGGTGTAGCCCGTTCAACACGGCTCGTCTCTCAATTATTAACCCTCGCGCGCCTAGACCCCGAAGAAGAGCCGTTACCAGAGTATCGCCGTTCCGATGTATTACACGAGACTCGCGAAACGTTGGCAGAGCTTGCGCCACTGGCCGCCGAGCGACAACAGCAGCTGTTACTGGACGCTGATAGCCCTGCTAATTGGGAAATAGAAGAAGAGCCCGGCGCCATCGAAACACTGGTGCAAAATCTAGTCGGTAATGCCATTCAACATTCGCCTGCCCAAGGCGCTATTACGGTCACGCTTAAAGCATCAGCGAAAAGCGTTATCGTCATTGTTGATGATCAAGGGCCCGGCATCCCTGCAGCACAACGCAACCTGGTGATGGAGCGCTTCCAGCGTGCTGGACCTGGTGCTGGCGCGGGTTTAGGTCTGTCCATTGTCGAGCGTTTGGTCAAACGCCATCAGGGTGTCTTACTGCTTGATGATGCCCCTAGCGGTGGACTTCGTGTGCTGGCAACGTTTACCAGGAATGCCCTATCCCAACGCCAACCAAAAAATAATCGGCCATAA
- a CDS encoding GlxA family transcriptional regulator, which translates to MTVRIDLLHGPHNLSGTLFSVIDILRAFNNLWQLRNPDKRGAFFHWRLIDARGNELPLPEWLSNMESPTRGRKALPPSQTALFVPGVQMKSVPDLNRVLDQCTDEIDCIARYHSQGRLIAAGFNGAVMLARAGTLDGRRATVTWMIANWFASHFPQVQLAMEGPVVVDGPILTAGAPAAVFDLVVELIRHFAGQELAQIATNGLLYHSLRFEHSSLHASGISMKTRDSVVFRAKHWLLQHIQAPYSLDRVAHEVAASPRTLLRHFKEVEGMTPLDYLHRLRVERAKQLLEVTNIELTEIMEYCGYQDPSAFRRLFRRATGVTPSEYRRRYTMRVSRRWWRADESSLGESADDLIKQLGIGPADKPNNSH; encoded by the coding sequence ATGACAGTCCGCATTGATTTATTACATGGCCCGCATAACTTGTCGGGTACGCTGTTTAGCGTCATCGATATTTTGCGTGCTTTTAACAATCTTTGGCAGTTACGCAATCCGGATAAACGAGGTGCTTTTTTTCACTGGCGGTTGATTGATGCAAGGGGGAATGAGCTGCCTCTTCCCGAGTGGCTATCGAATATGGAATCACCCACCCGGGGGCGCAAAGCATTGCCGCCTTCTCAAACCGCGCTTTTTGTTCCTGGAGTACAGATGAAAAGCGTGCCTGATCTAAATCGTGTTCTTGATCAGTGCACTGATGAAATAGATTGCATTGCGCGTTATCACTCGCAGGGGCGTTTAATAGCCGCTGGTTTCAACGGTGCCGTGATGCTGGCTCGGGCCGGCACGTTGGATGGCCGACGTGCCACGGTAACCTGGATGATTGCTAATTGGTTTGCTTCTCACTTTCCTCAGGTGCAGTTGGCAATGGAGGGGCCGGTCGTGGTGGACGGGCCGATATTGACAGCCGGTGCACCAGCAGCAGTGTTCGATCTGGTGGTGGAATTGATTCGTCATTTCGCTGGCCAAGAACTGGCACAAATCGCCACCAATGGGTTGCTTTATCACTCATTGCGTTTTGAGCATTCCAGCCTGCATGCCTCTGGAATTTCGATGAAAACCCGGGACAGCGTGGTATTTCGAGCGAAGCATTGGCTCCTTCAGCATATTCAGGCACCTTACAGTCTGGATCGGGTCGCTCATGAAGTGGCCGCTAGCCCGCGCACGCTGCTGCGACATTTTAAAGAAGTCGAGGGAATGACACCGCTCGATTATCTACATCGATTGCGCGTTGAGCGGGCTAAACAGTTATTAGAAGTGACCAATATTGAACTAACGGAAATAATGGAATATTGCGGTTATCAGGATCCCAGTGCTTTTCGACGGCTGTTCCGGCGTGCAACGGGCGTCACACCGTCAGAGTACCGTCGTCGATACACTATGCGGGTCTCCAGACGTTGGTGGCGAGCCGATGAATCTAGCCTGGGAGAGAGTGCTGATGACCTGATTAAGCAACTGGGCATAGGCCCCGCCGATAAACCGAATAATAGCCACTAG
- a CDS encoding CBS domain-containing protein — protein MNMLVHTPKPLIQFGETPLLITPAAKQITPESPALSVLTDFTQVTPQSVAADTPIDDAHLKMRHGGVRLLFVLDKANHCIGVLTAKEVIGTRRINLAMQQRNLDRTEITADMIMTPWQKLSAMPFEQLNSLTIEDLVLSMERFTEQHLLITEHKHNQPLSVRGIISATDIQHAMGNKTTMKVASSVVPTASSFADICKVITGHDL, from the coding sequence ATGAATATGCTCGTCCACACCCCCAAACCACTTATCCAGTTTGGCGAAACGCCACTGCTTATTACGCCAGCCGCAAAACAGATAACACCTGAAAGTCCTGCGTTATCGGTGCTAACGGATTTTACTCAGGTCACGCCCCAGTCGGTAGCCGCTGATACGCCCATCGACGATGCCCATTTAAAAATGCGCCATGGAGGTGTTCGCCTGTTGTTTGTTCTCGACAAAGCTAACCATTGCATTGGCGTACTCACCGCCAAAGAAGTTATCGGCACACGGCGCATTAACTTGGCGATGCAGCAGAGAAACCTTGATCGTACTGAAATTACAGCCGATATGATTATGACGCCCTGGCAAAAGCTTAGTGCGATGCCGTTTGAGCAACTTAACTCATTAACGATTGAAGACCTTGTGCTTTCTATGGAGCGTTTTACTGAGCAGCACTTGTTGATTACTGAACATAAGCATAATCAACCATTAAGCGTACGCGGTATTATTTCTGCCACCGATATACAACATGCCATGGGCAATAAAACCACGATGAAGGTCGCCTCTTCAGTAGTGCCTACTGCCAGTAGCTTCGCCGATATTTGCAAAGTCATTACTGGGCACGACTTATAG
- a CDS encoding GNAT family N-acetyltransferase, with product MTRHAPFGHRSFATTVMQCPPEQRREALLHLAAVHDPALQPGLQHALSTVKAGPDTVWHGLWIATQAGHIEAAAWVQPLANQMAQLWLPRQHNSAANKLLKALQGWVNEQPIALCHVALSDDVANWETMLVTHGMQALATLEHLVWQCQTVHLPANLLMLSPFAELTPTQQQALVMKVSEGSLDCPALREALTIDALLAGFYDQAPHAPEHWYQVWHQGEIVGVLLLAPNPVTQHWSLQLMGLLPEWRGEGLGKAIVQQAQALANKAGASDFTLTVDAQNIPAKRVYAQAGFTRYAQQRLLAWC from the coding sequence ATGACACGTCATGCCCCTTTCGGCCACCGCTCCTTCGCTACCACAGTAATGCAGTGCCCACCGGAACAACGGCGTGAAGCGCTACTGCATTTAGCTGCCGTGCATGACCCTGCACTACAGCCCGGATTGCAGCATGCCTTATCAACCGTAAAAGCGGGTCCTGACACGGTTTGGCATGGCCTATGGATAGCCACCCAAGCGGGCCATATCGAAGCCGCTGCCTGGGTACAGCCGTTGGCTAACCAAATGGCGCAGCTTTGGCTACCTAGGCAGCATAATTCGGCCGCCAATAAGCTGTTAAAAGCGTTACAGGGTTGGGTAAACGAGCAGCCGATTGCACTATGCCATGTGGCGTTATCCGACGATGTGGCCAACTGGGAAACAATGTTAGTGACCCACGGTATGCAGGCGCTTGCTACCCTGGAGCATCTTGTGTGGCAGTGCCAAACCGTTCACTTACCCGCTAATCTACTGATGCTAAGCCCCTTTGCTGAATTGACTCCCACTCAACAGCAGGCGCTGGTAATGAAGGTTAGCGAAGGCTCGTTAGACTGCCCAGCGCTTCGCGAAGCGCTCACCATTGACGCGTTACTTGCGGGATTTTATGACCAAGCGCCGCATGCGCCAGAGCATTGGTATCAGGTGTGGCATCAGGGGGAAATAGTCGGTGTACTATTACTTGCTCCCAATCCTGTTACCCAACATTGGTCGTTGCAGTTGATGGGGCTGTTGCCTGAATGGCGCGGTGAGGGGCTGGGCAAGGCAATTGTTCAACAAGCGCAGGCGTTGGCTAACAAGGCGGGAGCCAGTGACTTCACGCTCACCGTTGATGCACAAAATATCCCCGCAAAGCGTGTATATGCTCAGGCAGGGTTTACGCGTTATGCTCAGCAGCGTTTACTGGCTTGGTGTTAA
- the nhaD gene encoding sodium:proton antiporter NhaD, with amino-acid sequence MKPPNALAMRQSNCRFAWLLIALCLFAFPSLSYAASGPLDLTASLAGIASVVIFILAYALVMSEELIHMRKSKPVLVAAGLIWALVAWVYVQAGMPHEAETAFKETLLEYTELLLFLLVAMTYINAMEERRIFDALRAWLVRKGFSYRSLFWITGCLAFGISAIANNMTTAMLMCAVVLKVAEGDKKFISLCCVNVVVASNAGGAFSPFGDITTLMVWQAGQVPFGGFFALLVPAIVNFIVPSMIMNFFIVNRQPAALTENVWLKRGSRRIIALFLVTVAISVLCHSVLYLPPAMGMMFGLGLLQFFGYYLRRSLPRSLERKRERYSRRGDWKKLEQLGSVVPFDIFSRIARSEWDTLLFFYGVVMCVGGLGFMGYLSLLSETLYGSWNPVWANVVLGLISAVVDNIPVMFAVLSMAPDMSQGNWLLITLTAGVGGSLLSMGSAAGVALMGQARGIYTFAGHLRWAPAILLGYAASIATHLLINAALF; translated from the coding sequence ATGAAACCACCTAACGCCCTTGCAATGCGGCAGTCTAATTGCCGGTTTGCTTGGTTGTTGATCGCGCTGTGCTTGTTTGCTTTTCCCTCTCTCTCCTATGCCGCTTCAGGCCCATTAGATCTTACCGCTTCGTTGGCGGGTATCGCCTCTGTTGTCATCTTCATTCTTGCCTATGCCTTGGTAATGAGCGAAGAGCTGATTCACATGCGAAAATCCAAACCTGTACTGGTAGCCGCTGGACTTATCTGGGCGCTGGTGGCGTGGGTCTATGTACAGGCGGGCATGCCTCATGAAGCGGAAACTGCCTTTAAAGAAACGCTGCTTGAGTACACCGAGCTGTTATTGTTCTTGCTGGTAGCGATGACCTACATCAACGCCATGGAAGAGCGCCGTATCTTTGATGCCCTTCGGGCATGGCTTGTGCGCAAAGGCTTTAGTTATCGTAGCCTGTTCTGGATTACTGGCTGTCTCGCCTTTGGTATTTCTGCCATTGCCAACAACATGACCACAGCGATGCTAATGTGCGCGGTTGTATTGAAAGTTGCCGAAGGCGATAAAAAGTTTATTAGTCTGTGCTGTGTCAACGTGGTGGTAGCATCAAACGCAGGCGGCGCGTTTAGCCCGTTTGGTGATATCACCACGTTGATGGTGTGGCAGGCAGGCCAGGTGCCATTTGGTGGCTTCTTTGCGCTATTGGTACCTGCCATTGTCAATTTTATTGTGCCGTCGATGATTATGAATTTCTTCATCGTCAATCGGCAGCCTGCAGCGCTTACCGAAAACGTCTGGTTAAAGCGTGGCTCGCGCCGCATCATCGCGCTGTTTTTGGTGACTGTCGCTATTTCAGTACTGTGTCACTCGGTGCTTTATCTACCGCCTGCGATGGGGATGATGTTTGGCCTTGGCCTGTTGCAGTTCTTTGGCTATTACCTGCGCCGCAGTCTGCCGCGCTCCCTGGAGCGCAAGCGTGAGCGTTACTCTCGTCGCGGCGACTGGAAGAAGCTTGAACAACTGGGAAGCGTTGTGCCTTTTGATATCTTCAGCCGTATTGCCCGCTCAGAGTGGGACACACTGCTATTCTTCTATGGGGTCGTGATGTGTGTTGGTGGTCTAGGTTTCATGGGCTATTTAAGTCTATTGTCAGAAACCCTTTATGGCAGTTGGAACCCAGTGTGGGCCAATGTCGTCTTGGGATTGATTTCAGCAGTGGTCGATAACATCCCTGTCATGTTTGCGGTGCTTTCCATGGCGCCAGATATGTCGCAAGGCAACTGGCTTCTGATTACTTTGACCGCTGGTGTTGGTGGTAGCCTGCTTTCGATGGGCTCTGCGGCGGGGGTTGCGTTAATGGGCCAAGCACGGGGTATTTATACCTTTGCGGGCCATCTACGCTGGGCGCCTGCTATTTTACTGGGTTATGCTGCCAGTATTGCTACGCATTTGTTGATAAACGCAGCGCTGTTTTAA
- a CDS encoding response regulator transcription factor, translating to MRILLVEDDPSLASGIRMALKPEHYTVDHLADGDNVLHALKNEPFDAVILDLGLPTIDGMEVLRAIRRHGSQVPILVLTARDAVDNRIEGLDAGADDYLTKPFEVAELKARLRALLRRSQGQTSGLLNCRGISLDPQTLQVSYQHQVITLSRRELTLLQEFMSHPGRVFTRDTLTRLVYGWEEDVESNAIEVHIHHLRRKLFPEVIRTVRGIGYVMDKS from the coding sequence ATGCGCATTTTACTGGTTGAGGACGACCCTAGCTTAGCGTCAGGGATTCGTATGGCTCTGAAACCTGAGCACTATACGGTAGATCATTTAGCCGATGGTGATAACGTACTTCATGCGCTTAAAAATGAACCCTTTGATGCAGTCATCTTGGATCTGGGTTTGCCGACAATCGATGGCATGGAAGTACTGCGCGCTATTCGGCGACATGGTAGCCAAGTGCCCATTTTGGTTCTGACTGCCCGCGATGCAGTGGATAACCGCATCGAAGGATTGGACGCGGGTGCCGACGACTATCTCACTAAACCCTTCGAAGTAGCAGAATTAAAAGCGCGCCTGCGTGCTTTATTGCGCCGCAGCCAAGGGCAAACCAGTGGCTTGCTCAACTGTCGAGGAATTAGCCTGGATCCTCAGACCTTACAGGTGAGTTATCAACATCAAGTGATCACGCTTTCGCGCCGTGAGCTAACGTTACTGCAGGAGTTTATGAGCCACCCAGGCCGTGTTTTCACCCGCGATACCTTAACGCGTTTAGTGTACGGCTGGGAGGAAGATGTCGAGAGTAACGCTATCGAAGTTCATATCCACCACTTACGACGAAAGTTGTTTCCTGAGGTGATTCGTACCGTGCGAGGGATTGGCTATGTCATGGATAAATCGTAA